The following DNA comes from Streptomyces pristinaespiralis.
TCGCCATGGTCGCCTTCACCCCGCCGCTGCTGAAGCTGCACGAGCGGTTCGGCTGGGGCGCGTTCGGCGCGCTCCTCGGCGCGGCGGCGGCCGTGGACGTGCTCCGGTTCGCCGCCCATGTGCCCTTCGTCGAGTTCCTGAACTTCGCCTTCGTCTGGCTCGCCGTCCACCAGCTCGGTTTCCTGCGCGCCGACGGGCGGATCCGGATGCCTGCCGCGCTCGCGGCGGCCGGTCTCGCCGGGGCCGCGGCGCTCGTCGCGTTCGGGCCGTATCCGCTGTCCATGGTCGGGATGCCCGGGGAGAAGATCTCGAACATGGCCCCGCCCACCCTCGCCCTGCTCTTCCACGGGCTGTGGCTGGTGGGCGCGGTCGAGCTGCTCAAGGGGCCGGGCGGACGGTTCGTGCGGCGGGCCCGCGTCTGGCGGGGCGTGGTGGCCGCCAACGGGGTCGCCATGACCGCCTTCCTGTGGCACCTCACCGCCATGCTCGGCGTCTACGGGGCGATGATCGCCGCCGGTCTTCCGCTGCGGGCGCCGGCGTCGGCGGCCTGGTGGGCGCAGACACCGCTGCGCATCGCCGCCGCGGCCGGGCTGACCGCGCTGCTCGTCGCCGCGTTCCGCAGGTTCGAACGCCCCGTGCGGAGCGCCGTCACGCCGGTGCCGGGCACCGGGCCGATCGCCGCCGCGGGGATCACGCTCTGCCTGTTCGGCATCCTCGGACTGTCCATGGTCGGATTCGGCGGGCTGCTCGAGGGCAGGACGGCGATGCTGGTCGCGGTGCACGTCAGCGCCCCCGCCGCCGTCGCCATGGCGCTCGGCGGCTGGCTGCTGGTGGAACGGGCGGGACGGGGCAGCCGCGCCTGACAAGTAGGCTGGGAGGTCGATCGTTCCCCCTGTCAGGAGAGAAATGGCCGTCAACCTGGTCAATGTCGAGGCAGTCAGCAAGGTGTACGGAACACGCGCCCTGCTCGACGGGGTCTCCCTCGGCGTCTCGGAGGGGGACCGTATCGGCGTCGTCGGCCGCAACGGCGACGGGAAGACCACCCTCATCCGGATGCTCGCCAAGCTCGAGGAGCCCGACACCGGCCGGGTCACCCAGAGCGGCGGTCTGCGGCTCGGCGTGCTGACGCAGCACGACTCGCTCGACCCGGAGGCGACCATCCGGCACGAGGTCATCGGGGACCTCGCCGACCACGAGTGGGCGGGCAACGCCAAGATCAGGGACGTGCTGACGGGGCTGTTCGACGGGCTCGACCTGTCCGGCTTCCCGCAAGGGCTCGACACCGTCATCGGACCGCTGTCCGGCGGTGAGCGCCGCCGTATCGCGCTCGCCAAGCTGCTGATCGCCGAGCAGGACCTGATCGTCCTCGACGAGCCGACCAACCACCTCGACGTCGAGGGCATCGCCTGGCTCGCCCGGCACCTCCGAACGCGCCGTTCCGCGCTCGTCTGCGTCACCCACGACCGCTGGTTCCTCGACCAGGTCTGCACCCGGATGTGGGACGTCCAGCGCGGCGACGTGTACGAGTACGAGGGCGGCTACTCCGACTACGTCTTCGCACGGGCCGAGCGGGAGCGGATCGCCGCGACCGAGGAGACCAAGCGGCAGAACCTGATGCGCAAGGAGCTGGCCTGGCTGCGGCGCGGCGCCCCCGCCCGTACGTCCAAGCCCCGCTACCGCATCGAGGCGGCGAACGAGCTGATCGCCGACGTGCCGCCGCCGCGTGACACGTCCGAGCTGATGAAGTTCGCCTCCGCCCGGCTCGGCAAGACGGTGTTCGACCTCGAGGACGTCACCGTCCAGGCCGGCCCCAAGGTGCTGCTGAAGCATCTGACCTGGCAGCTCGGCCCCGGCGACCGCATCGGTCTGGTCGGTGTCAACGGCGCCGGCAAGACGTCGCTGCTGCGCACGCTCGCCTCTGCGGCCTTCTCCGCAGGCGACGAGCAGCCCGTGGCGGGCCGGGTCACCGTCGGAAGGACCGTACGGCTCGCCTACCTCTCGCAGGACGTCACCGAACTGCCGCCCGCGCTGCGCGTGCTGGAGGCGGTCCAGCAGATCCGCGACCGGGTCGACCTCGGCAAGGGCCGGGAGATGACCGCGGGCCAGCTGTGCGAGCAGTTCGGCTTCGGCAAGGAGAAGCAGTGGACGCCCGTCGGCGACCTGTCGGGCGGCGAGCGGCGCCGGCTCCAGCTGTTGCGCCTGCTGATGGACGAGCCGAACGTCCTCTTCCTCGACGAGCCCACCAACGACCTCGACATCGAGACCCTGACCCAGCTCGAGGACGTGCTCGACGGCTGGCCCGGCACGATGGTGGTCATCTCGCACGACCGGTTCTTCCTCGAGCGGACCACGGACCGCACGTTCGCGCTGCTCGGCGACGGCACGCTGCGGATGCTGCCGCGGGGTATCGACGAGTACCTGGAGCGCAGGGCGCGGATCGTCGAGGCCGCCGTGCCGGCGCCGCCGCCCGCCCAGGCCGGCGCCGTCAAGGAGAAGTCGGCGGCCGACACCCGCGCGGCGAAGAAGGAACTCCAGCGGATCGAGCGGCAGCTCGACAAGGTCTCCGACAAGGAGGCCAAGCTGCACGCCCAGATCGCCGATAACGCCACAGACTTCGGAAAGGTCGCCAAACTGGACGCGGAGCTTCGCGAACTGTCGGCCGAGCGCGAGGAGTTGGAGATGCGCTGGCTCGAACTGGCGGAAGACGCCTGACCGGGCGGCTCCGGCCGCCCGTAGTGAAGCCGTGCAGAGCGCGTAACAACCCCATCACGGCCCGGTCCTCCCTTGGGAACAGGGGAGGACCGAACCCGCTTGCGACTCGTCACGGGTGATACAAAGAAGGCCCGCTCGACTGATGCAGAACAACGGGGTTCGTGTCCGAATCACTCCTTCCGGTCGATGCGCTTGCCGGAGGAGCGGGGGAGTTCGTCCGGGCAGCAGACCGTACGAAGGGGGAAGCGCAGATGGGGCAGCCGCCGCCTGCCGGTCGGTCACGACCCGAGGACCAGTGGCACCGGGTTCCGCACCCGCCCGCCCGCAGGCCCCCCGTCGCCCGGTCCCGCCACCGGGCCCACCCGCCGTTCCGCGTACTTCCGCCGTCGTGGCCCGCAGCGGCCGGCGGCCCGGCCCGCGGTGAGCAGAACCCCTTCCGAGCCGACGACGGCGACGGCGCGGTGACCGGAGCCGGCAGGTCCTCGGCCCGGCGGGACCGGCGTACCGCGAGGGCCCGCCCTTCCTCCCGGCGCCTGCCGTCCTCGCGCTCGGGGACTTTGCCGGGTGTGCGGCGAACACCGTGATGGCTTTCGGCAGATGAACGCGTCTGGGTCGTCCGGACATCCCCAACTCCTACTCGCATCTCCCACCCCATGAGGTAGTACGCCATGACGCAGCCGCCGAACCAGCCCCCGCAGGGAGGCTTCGGAGCCCCCCAGGATCCTCAGCAGGGAGCTCCGCAGCAGCCCCAGCCGCCCGTGCAGCCGCCGCAGATGCCGCCCGCCCCGCAGGGACCGCCGGTGGCGCCTCCGGGTGCGCCCGCGCCCGGTTACGGCTACCCGCAGCAGCCTCCCGGCCAGCCGGGCTACGGCTATCCGCAGCAGCCGGGGCCGTACGCGCAGCAGCCGGGCCCGTACAACCAGCAGCCCGGCGCGTACAACCAGCCGGGTCCGTACGGGCAATACCCCACCCAGCCGCAGTACCCGGGCGCGCCCGCGCCGGGCGGCGGTGGCGGGGGGAGCTTCTTCAAGGGGAAGACGGGCATCATCGTGGCCGCGTCGGCCGCCGCGCTGCTCGTCGTCGGCGGAGGTACCTGGTACGCCGTCAGCAGCGGCGACGAGAAGGAGGACAAGCCGGCCGTCGGCAAGTCCAGCGACGACCCGAAGCCGACCGGCTCGGCCTCCGTCGACCAGGGCGACGGAAGCGGCACCGGACGTGAGGGCGACGACGACCTCAACGCCGGCCGCAAGGACGGCGAGGCCAAGGTCCTGTTCCTGACGAAGAACGACGTCGACCTGCCCCGCAACGGTGCCGAGGTGTTCGGCCCGTGGGTGGCCGGCGACACCGTCGTCAAGGCCATGTACCGGGAGGTCGCCGGCTACTCGGTGACCGACGGCAGCAAGAAGTGGAGCGTGCCGCTCTCCGCCGAGGTGTGCTCGGCGCCGGCGCAGACCTCCGCCGACGGCAAGATCGTCATCGGTGTGAAGGACGGCCTCACCGAGAAGGCCAAGTGCAACGACCTCCAGATGATCGACCTGAAGACGGGCAAGGCGGGCTGGAAGAAGCCGATCCCGAAGGCGTCCGGCGCGTTCGCCTCGCTCTCCGACTTCACCCTGGCCATCAGCGGCACCACCCTCGCGGTGGGCGGCAGCGGCAACTCCTACGGCTTCTCGATGGCCGACGGCAAGCAGCTCTTCGGCAAGCCCGGCAGCGGCTGCAAGCCGTTCGCCTTCGCCGGCGGCCCCAAGCTGCTGGCCGGTGCGAGCTGCCCCACGGACGACTACGACAAGCCGAAGCAGCAGCTCCAGGAGATCGACCCCGCCAGCGGCAAGCCCCGGTGGACGTACAACACCCCCGAGGGCTGGGAGATCGACAAGGTCTACTCCGCGAGCCCGCTGGTCATCTCCATCACCCAGCGTGAGCCGGAGAAGAAGTGGTCGATCATCGCGCTGACCGACAACGGCAAGCTGCGCTCGCAGATCTCGGGCGGCAAGAACGACAAGTTCCAGCCGCGCTGCGGCGGCGCGTTCGTGATCTTCGGTCAGAACCTCGAGGGCTGCACCGGTGTCGCCGCCGACGCGAAGCACTTCTACATGGCCACGGAGACCGAGTACGGCAAGGCCAACGAGCTCGTCGCCTTCAGCCTCGACAGCGGCAAGGAGGCCTGGCGGGCACCGGCCGGCGAGGAGCGCAAGATGACGCCGCTGCGCATCGAGGGCGGCAACGTCCTCGTCTACATGCAGCCCTCGTACGACACGGGCGGCGGTGTCGCCACCGTCGCGCCGACCGGTGGGGCGCCGAAGATGCTGCTCCAGCACCCGGCCTCGACCGCCGAGATCGAGAACTCCTTCTACTCCCCGAAGATGGCGTACGCGGACGGCCGGTTCTTCATCGCCAGCGGTCGTGTGAGCGCGCCCGACGACAAGGCCGAGAAGGAGACGAAGACCATGATGGGCTTCGGCCAGTGACCGATTCCGCCGTCGTAGGACCCACCTTCCGTTCCCCAGAGGTAAGCAAGCCATGACGCAGCCGCCGCCACCGCCCAGTCAGCCGCCCGGCCCGCCGCCGGGGCAGCCCCCGAACCAGCCGCCGAACCAGCCGCCAGGTCAGCCCTCGGGCGGTGGCTACGGACTGGCCAAGGAGCCCCAGCAGCCGCCCGGCGGATACGGCACGCCCCCGCCTCCGCAGGCCCCGGCGCCCTACGGCCACCCGCAGACGCCCCCTCCGGCCGAGCCGGGCTACGGCTATCCCCAGACGCAGCCCCAGCCCCAGGCGCCCGCACCGGGAGCGGCGCCCTACGGCTACCCGCAGCACGGTGCGCCGCAGCCCGCCTACAGCGCGCCGACGCAGCCGATGATGCCGCAGCCCGCCGCGCCCTCCGGGGGCGGCGGACTGCTGAACAGGACGCAGCTGCAGATCGTCATCGCCGCGTTCGTCGCCATCGTGCTGATCATCGGCGGCGGCTTCTGGTACTCGTCCACCAAGGACGACGGCGGCAAGCAGGACGAGGCGAAGAACAGCTCCGGTGAGAACGGGGGCGGCAAGGGCGGCAAGGGCGACGACGCCCCGGCCGCCGCCGACGGCCCCGGCAAGGAGAAGGCCCCGGCCGACACCGCCTCCAAGGTCGCCTTCCAGCTGCCGATCCCCGCGCGCTTCGACGTGACGGGTGTGCCGGGCTCCTGGGTCACCGACAAGGCGTTCGTCAAGACGAGCGTCAACGCGATCGTGGCCCACGACGTGGCCAAGGGCACCGTGCTGTGGACCCTGGACCTGCCGGGCCAGGTGTGTGCCGCATCGCGTCACATGACCGACGACAACAAGACCGCGGTCGTCTTCGAGGCCACGAAGCGGGCCAAGGGCGACAAGGGCTACCCGCCGTGCTCCGAGGTCGGCGTCGTCGACCTCACCGCCGGCAAGCTGCTGTGGAGCAAGTCCGTCACCGGTGGCGCGAGCGGCGACGAGAAGGCCCGCTTCGACCAGGTCACCCTCAGCGGCAACACGGTGGCCGCCGGATACCTCGGCGGCAGCGCCGCGTTCGACCTGACGACCGGTGCGATTCGGTGGAAGCCCACCGTCGACGCCGAGGAGTGCCGGGACATCGGCTACGGCGGCGGCAAGGCGCTCGTCGCGGTGCGCCGCTGCGGTTCGTACGACAACGCGCAGGTGACCATCCAGCCGCTCAACCCGGAGAACGGCACCCCGCTCTCCTCGTACAAGATGCCGGCCGGTGTCGAGGACGCGCGGATCGTCTCCTCCGACCCGCTGGTCGTCGCCGCCGACGTCGGTGACACGGGAACCTTCGGCATCTCGGACTTCTTCTCGATCGACGGCAAGACCGGGAAGCTGCGCGCCAAGATCGCGGCGCCGGGCGACAAGTACCTCGCGAGGTGCTCCGCCAGCGACGGCGTCGAGGGCTGCCAGTTCGTCGTCGTCGGCAACGACAGGATCTACCTGCCGACGGAGGAGCACGAGGGCACCGGCGAGTCCTACTCGCGCACCAACGAGATCATCGCCTTCGACCTGGCGACCGGAAAGGCCGTCAGCGGCCGTGCGGACGCCGGTGAGGGGTACCACTCGCTGCCGCTGCGCATGGACGGTGGCAACATCATCGCCTACAAGTGGCCCCCCTACGACAAGGGCGGCCAGGTCGTCAGCATCAACGGCGCCACCCTGAAGGAGACCGTCCTGCTGGTGAACCCGGCGGACAAGACGGTCCGGGACGCCGAGACGAGCTTCGTGGAATCCGGCTCGGAGTACCACTTCAAGAACGGGCGGCTGTTCATCGCGGACGACACGCTGAGCGAGCCCGACTCGGGCAGCTCGAGCTCGTCGAAGTTCATGGCGATCTCCTTCGGCCCGAAGAGCTGATCCGCACCACGCGCCACCGCTCCACCGCTCCACCGCATCACCGCTCAACCGCACCGCGGCCCGGTCCCTCGCAGACGCGAGGGGCCGGGCCGCGGTCGTACCCCGGTCCTCCTCCTGATGCCTTCTTCCTGATGTCTGCTCTCAAGTGGACCTGTTTGGTGAAGAATTCGGCATTCCGGGGGGCTTCTGCCGAGTTAGGGACGCGCAATGTCGAACAAGCGTGTACCTTGCCGGGACTGACGGGGTAGCCGGGGAGGGCCGGGGGGCCGACTCCAGCGGGACGGGGGTTGCGCGATGGGCGTTCGGCTCATGGTGGTCGACGACCACAGGCTGCTCGCGGAGGCGCTCGCCTCCGCGCTGAAGCTGCGCGGGCACCGGGTGCTCGCGGCCGCGGCACCCGCGGCCGGAGCGGCCGACCTGGTCATAGCCAGGGCCCCGGAGGTGTGCCTGCTGGGCACGGCGACGCCCGCGGAGCCGGGCGCTTTCGACCCGGTCGTCCGCATCAAACGGGAGCGGCCGCAGGTGGCGGTGGTGGTCCTCGGGCCGGTACCGAGTCCGCGCGGGATAGCGGCGGCGTTCGCCGCCGGGGCCTCCGGATACGTGCGCCACGACGAGCGCATCGAGGGCGTGGAGCGGGCGTTGGTGAAGGCCCGGTCGGGGGAGGCGGTGGTGGCGCCTCAGCTGCTCCAGGGCGCGTTCGCCGAGCTGCTCAACCCGGCCGCGCAGCCGGACGACGAGGGCCAGCGGCTGCTGCAGCTGCTGACGCCGCGCGAGGTGGAGGTGCTGGTGCGGGTCGCCGAGGGCGAGGACACCAGGCTGATCGCCGTCGGCATGGGGATCGCGCCGAGCACGGCCCGTACCCATGTGCAGCGGGTGCTGATGAAGCTGGGCGTGGGCTCCCGGCTGGAGGCGGCGGCGCTCGCCGCCCGTACCGGTCTGCTGGACCGCGCGGCGTACGGGACTCCGCCCGGTCCCGGCGCGGCCTACTAGGGCGTCGCGGGCCCGGTCCGAGCGGACCACGGGACCCGGCGGCTCCGGCCGGTCGGTCGGCAGGTCACGACACCCGGACCGAACACGTTTCCTGATGCCTTTTGTTTGCTTCTCCGTGCGGGCCCGAGCAGGCCCCTGTGGGGGGCACCCATTGACCGGACTGTTGATTTGTGATTTCTTGTGTTCGGTTATGTTGGATGGGAGTGGTGAGGGAGCTCCGTGTGAAGAAGACGTCGACCCGGCTCGCCGACGGCCGTGAGTTGCTCTACTACGACTCGCGCGACGACGCCGTCCGTGATGCCGTCGACCTCCGGCCCCTCGAAGCCGTCGCCACCACGGCCGAGATCCGGCGCGACGAGCTGCTCGGCGACCAGGTCGCCATCGCCTCCCACCGGCAGGGCCGCATCTACCACCCGCCGGCCGACGAATGCCCGCTGTGCCCCTCGCGCGACGGCCGCCTCAGCGAGATTCCGGCAGCCGACTACGACGTCGCCGTCTTCGAGAACCGCTTCCCCTCGCTGGCCGGCGACTCCGGCCGCTGCGAGGTCGTCTGCTTCACCTCGGACCACGACGCGTCCTTCGCCGATCTCACCGAGGAGCAGGCCGGGCTGGTCCTCGAGGCGTGGACGGACCGCACGGCGGAGCTCGCCGAACTGCCCCAGGTCAAGCAGGTCTTCTGCTTCGAGAACCGGGGCGCCGAGATCGGCGTCACGCTCGGGCACCCGCACGGGCAGATCTACGGCTACCCGTTCGTGACCCCGCGCACGGAGCTGATGCTCCGTTCGACGGCCGCCCACCACGCGGCGACCGGGCGCAACCTCTTCGACGACCTCGTCCGGCGCGAGCGTGAGGAAGGGGTGCGGGTGGTGCTGGAGGGCGAGCACTGGATCGCCTTCGTGCCGTACGCGGCGCACTGGCCGTACGAGGTGCACCTCCACCCGAAGCGGCGGGTGCCCGACCTCCGGGCGCTGGACGACGCGGCACGCACAGAATTCCCACAGATCTATCTGGAACTCTTGAGACGCTTCGACCGGATCTTCGGGCCCGGCGAACCGCCCACGCCGTACATCGCCGCCTGGCACCAGGCGCCGTTCGAAGGCGAGGGAAGGGACGCCTTCGGTCTCCATCTCGAGCTTTTCACCATCCGCCGCACTTCCGGCAAGCTGAAGTTCCTCGCCGGTTCCGAATCCGGTATGAGCGTGTTCATCAATGATGTGCCGCCGGAGGCCGCGGCGATGCGACTGCGAGAGGTAGCGAGCGAGTGAGCAAGAAGTACCTGGTCACAGGTGGTGCGGGATACGTCGGCGGTGTGGTGGCACAGCACCTTCTGGAGGCCGGTCACGAGGTGACCGTGCTCGACGACCTCTCCACCGGGTTCCGCGAAGGGGTGCCCGCGGGCGCCGGGTTCATCGAGGGCCGCATCCAGGACGCGGCCCGCCACCTGGACGGCTCGTACGACGGGGTGCTGCACTTCGCGGCCTTCTCGCAGGTCGGCGAGTCCGTCGCCGAGCCGGAGAAGTACTGGGCGAACAACGTCGGCGGCACCATGGAACTGCTCGCGGCCATGCGCTCCGCGGGCGTGCGCACGCTGGTCTTCTCCTCCACCGCGGCCACCTACGGCGAGCCGGTCTCCACCCCCATCACCGAGTCCGACCCGACCGCGCCCACCAGCCCCTACGGCGTCACCAAGCTCGCGGTCGACCACATGATCACCGGTGAGGCGGCGGCCCACGGTCTCGCGGCGGTCTCGCTGCGGTACTTCAACGTCGCCGGGGCCTACGGCGCCCAGGGCGAACGCCACGACCCCGAGTCGCACCTGATCCCGCTGGTGCTCCAGGTCGCCCTCGGCCGGCGCGAGTCGATCTCCGTCTACGGCGACGACTACCCGACCCCGGACGGCACCTGCGTCCGCGACTACATCCACGTCGCGGACCTGGCGGAGGCCCATCTCCTCGCGCTCGACGCCGCCACCGCCGGTGAACATCTGATCTGCAACCTCGGCAACGGCAACGGCTTCTCGGTGCGCGAGGTCATCGAGACCGTCCGCGAGGTCACCGGTCACCCGGTGCCCGAGGTGGTCGCGGAGCGGCGGGGCGGCGATCCCGCCGTCCTGGTCGCCTCCGCCGCGAGGGCCCAGGAGCGCCTGGGCTGGAAGCCGAGCCGCGCCGACCTGGCCGGCATCGTGTCCGACGCCTGGGCATTCGCCCGCAGGAGGGAGAACGGGTCATGAGTTCCACGGGCGAGGGTGTGTGGGCGGCACCCGGCAGGGTGAACCTGATCGGTGAACACACCGACTACAACGACGGTTTCGTGATGCCCTTCGCGCTGCCGCACACCACGGTGGCGACCGTCTCGCGCCGTGACGACGGCGTGCTGCGGCTGACCTCCACGGACATGGACGGCGGCCCGGTCGAACTGCGCGTCGACGACCTCGCCCCCGGGGGCCCCGGCGGCTGGACCGACTACCCGGCGGGCGTCGTCTGGGCGCTGCGCGACGCCGGCCACCGGGTCGGCGGCGCGGACATCCACTACGAGTCGACCGTGCCCACCGGCGCCGGTCTCTCCTCGTCCGCGGCGATCGAGGTCGTCACCGCCCTCGCCCTGAACGATCTGTACGAACTCGGCCTGGAGCGTTGGCGCATGGCCCGCCTGTGCCAGCGTGCGGAGAACGTCTACGTCGGCGCCCCGACCGGCATCATGGACCAGACGGCCTCCGCCTGCTGCACCGAGGGCCACGCCCTGTACCTGGACACCAGGGACCTCTCCCAGCGGCAGGTCCCCTTCGACCTGGCCGCTCACGGGCTGGAACTCCTCGTCGTGGACACCCGGGTGAAGCACGCCCACAGCGACGGTGAGTACGGCAAACGTCGCGCGGGCTGCGAGGCGGGAGCGGCGGCGCTGGGCGTGACCGCCCTGCGGGACGTCCCGTACGACTCGCTGGAGGAGGCGCTCGGCCGTCTCGAGGACCCGGAGGTGCGCTCCCTGGTCCGGCACATCGTCACCGAGAACCACCGGGTGGAGCGGGTGATCGCTCACCTGGAGGCCGGCGAGGTCAGGGCCATCGGGCCGGTGCTGACCGAGGGGCACGCCTCACTTCGTGACGACTTCCGCGTCTCCTGCCGGGAGTTGGACCTCGTCGTGGACACCGCGCTGTCGGCCGGCGCGCTGGGGGCCCGGATGACCGGCGGCGGTTTCGGCGGCTCGGCGATCGTCCTGACGGAGACGTCCGCCT
Coding sequences within:
- the galK gene encoding galactokinase yields the protein MSSTGEGVWAAPGRVNLIGEHTDYNDGFVMPFALPHTTVATVSRRDDGVLRLTSTDMDGGPVELRVDDLAPGGPGGWTDYPAGVVWALRDAGHRVGGADIHYESTVPTGAGLSSSAAIEVVTALALNDLYELGLERWRMARLCQRAENVYVGAPTGIMDQTASACCTEGHALYLDTRDLSQRQVPFDLAAHGLELLVVDTRVKHAHSDGEYGKRRAGCEAGAAALGVTALRDVPYDSLEEALGRLEDPEVRSLVRHIVTENHRVERVIAHLEAGEVRAIGPVLTEGHASLRDDFRVSCRELDLVVDTALSAGALGARMTGGGFGGSAIVLTETSASPLVAKSVEEAFAAASLEQPRVFTAVPSAGARRLS
- a CDS encoding outer membrane protein assembly factor BamB family protein produces the protein MTQPPPPPSQPPGPPPGQPPNQPPNQPPGQPSGGGYGLAKEPQQPPGGYGTPPPPQAPAPYGHPQTPPPAEPGYGYPQTQPQPQAPAPGAAPYGYPQHGAPQPAYSAPTQPMMPQPAAPSGGGGLLNRTQLQIVIAAFVAIVLIIGGGFWYSSTKDDGGKQDEAKNSSGENGGGKGGKGDDAPAAADGPGKEKAPADTASKVAFQLPIPARFDVTGVPGSWVTDKAFVKTSVNAIVAHDVAKGTVLWTLDLPGQVCAASRHMTDDNKTAVVFEATKRAKGDKGYPPCSEVGVVDLTAGKLLWSKSVTGGASGDEKARFDQVTLSGNTVAAGYLGGSAAFDLTTGAIRWKPTVDAEECRDIGYGGGKALVAVRRCGSYDNAQVTIQPLNPENGTPLSSYKMPAGVEDARIVSSDPLVVAADVGDTGTFGISDFFSIDGKTGKLRAKIAAPGDKYLARCSASDGVEGCQFVVVGNDRIYLPTEEHEGTGESYSRTNEIIAFDLATGKAVSGRADAGEGYHSLPLRMDGGNIIAYKWPPYDKGGQVVSINGATLKETVLLVNPADKTVRDAETSFVESGSEYHFKNGRLFIADDTLSEPDSGSSSSSKFMAISFGPKS
- a CDS encoding acyltransferase family protein: MGFSARELAAATPGSRDRYIDLLRVASLATVVAGHWLMAAVTDDGIGNLLAVVPELQLLTWALQVMPVFFFVGGFSHALSYRSLRRRHPDRSVYSVFLRGRLQRLLRPTMAFVLVWGAAALVVQLLGGGGGMTGVALRLVAQPLWFIGIYLAMVAFTPPLLKLHERFGWGAFGALLGAAAAVDVLRFAAHVPFVEFLNFAFVWLAVHQLGFLRADGRIRMPAALAAAGLAGAAALVAFGPYPLSMVGMPGEKISNMAPPTLALLFHGLWLVGAVELLKGPGGRFVRRARVWRGVVAANGVAMTAFLWHLTAMLGVYGAMIAAGLPLRAPASAAWWAQTPLRIAAAAGLTALLVAAFRRFERPVRSAVTPVPGTGPIAAAGITLCLFGILGLSMVGFGGLLEGRTAMLVAVHVSAPAAVAMALGGWLLVERAGRGSRA
- the galE gene encoding UDP-glucose 4-epimerase GalE, with product MSKKYLVTGGAGYVGGVVAQHLLEAGHEVTVLDDLSTGFREGVPAGAGFIEGRIQDAARHLDGSYDGVLHFAAFSQVGESVAEPEKYWANNVGGTMELLAAMRSAGVRTLVFSSTAATYGEPVSTPITESDPTAPTSPYGVTKLAVDHMITGEAAAHGLAAVSLRYFNVAGAYGAQGERHDPESHLIPLVLQVALGRRESISVYGDDYPTPDGTCVRDYIHVADLAEAHLLALDAATAGEHLICNLGNGNGFSVREVIETVREVTGHPVPEVVAERRGGDPAVLVASAARAQERLGWKPSRADLAGIVSDAWAFARRRENGS
- a CDS encoding outer membrane protein assembly factor BamB family protein — translated: MTQPPNQPPQGGFGAPQDPQQGAPQQPQPPVQPPQMPPAPQGPPVAPPGAPAPGYGYPQQPPGQPGYGYPQQPGPYAQQPGPYNQQPGAYNQPGPYGQYPTQPQYPGAPAPGGGGGGSFFKGKTGIIVAASAAALLVVGGGTWYAVSSGDEKEDKPAVGKSSDDPKPTGSASVDQGDGSGTGREGDDDLNAGRKDGEAKVLFLTKNDVDLPRNGAEVFGPWVAGDTVVKAMYREVAGYSVTDGSKKWSVPLSAEVCSAPAQTSADGKIVIGVKDGLTEKAKCNDLQMIDLKTGKAGWKKPIPKASGAFASLSDFTLAISGTTLAVGGSGNSYGFSMADGKQLFGKPGSGCKPFAFAGGPKLLAGASCPTDDYDKPKQQLQEIDPASGKPRWTYNTPEGWEIDKVYSASPLVISITQREPEKKWSIIALTDNGKLRSQISGGKNDKFQPRCGGAFVIFGQNLEGCTGVAADAKHFYMATETEYGKANELVAFSLDSGKEAWRAPAGEERKMTPLRIEGGNVLVYMQPSYDTGGGVATVAPTGGAPKMLLQHPASTAEIENSFYSPKMAYADGRFFIASGRVSAPDDKAEKETKTMMGFGQ
- the galT gene encoding galactose-1-phosphate uridylyltransferase, encoding MKKTSTRLADGRELLYYDSRDDAVRDAVDLRPLEAVATTAEIRRDELLGDQVAIASHRQGRIYHPPADECPLCPSRDGRLSEIPAADYDVAVFENRFPSLAGDSGRCEVVCFTSDHDASFADLTEEQAGLVLEAWTDRTAELAELPQVKQVFCFENRGAEIGVTLGHPHGQIYGYPFVTPRTELMLRSTAAHHAATGRNLFDDLVRREREEGVRVVLEGEHWIAFVPYAAHWPYEVHLHPKRRVPDLRALDDAARTEFPQIYLELLRRFDRIFGPGEPPTPYIAAWHQAPFEGEGRDAFGLHLELFTIRRTSGKLKFLAGSESGMSVFINDVPPEAAAMRLREVASE
- a CDS encoding ABC-F family ATP-binding cassette domain-containing protein, whose translation is MAVNLVNVEAVSKVYGTRALLDGVSLGVSEGDRIGVVGRNGDGKTTLIRMLAKLEEPDTGRVTQSGGLRLGVLTQHDSLDPEATIRHEVIGDLADHEWAGNAKIRDVLTGLFDGLDLSGFPQGLDTVIGPLSGGERRRIALAKLLIAEQDLIVLDEPTNHLDVEGIAWLARHLRTRRSALVCVTHDRWFLDQVCTRMWDVQRGDVYEYEGGYSDYVFARAERERIAATEETKRQNLMRKELAWLRRGAPARTSKPRYRIEAANELIADVPPPRDTSELMKFASARLGKTVFDLEDVTVQAGPKVLLKHLTWQLGPGDRIGLVGVNGAGKTSLLRTLASAAFSAGDEQPVAGRVTVGRTVRLAYLSQDVTELPPALRVLEAVQQIRDRVDLGKGREMTAGQLCEQFGFGKEKQWTPVGDLSGGERRRLQLLRLLMDEPNVLFLDEPTNDLDIETLTQLEDVLDGWPGTMVVISHDRFFLERTTDRTFALLGDGTLRMLPRGIDEYLERRARIVEAAVPAPPPAQAGAVKEKSAADTRAAKKELQRIERQLDKVSDKEAKLHAQIADNATDFGKVAKLDAELRELSAEREELEMRWLELAEDA
- a CDS encoding helix-turn-helix transcriptional regulator, translating into MGVRLMVVDDHRLLAEALASALKLRGHRVLAAAAPAAGAADLVIARAPEVCLLGTATPAEPGAFDPVVRIKRERPQVAVVVLGPVPSPRGIAAAFAAGASGYVRHDERIEGVERALVKARSGEAVVAPQLLQGAFAELLNPAAQPDDEGQRLLQLLTPREVEVLVRVAEGEDTRLIAVGMGIAPSTARTHVQRVLMKLGVGSRLEAAALAARTGLLDRAAYGTPPGPGAAY